From the Schistocerca nitens isolate TAMUIC-IGC-003100 chromosome 10, iqSchNite1.1, whole genome shotgun sequence genome, the window TGCTACGCTGGAGTGTGACAAGCCGTGTCCCACACTTCCACCCAGCTGTCCCTCTGGCATCATCAAGAAGTGTGGCTGCTGTGACGTTTGCTGGAAATACCTGAGTAAGTAACACAGTGCTTTTATTACTAGGTAAAAGGAAATCCCAAGATGGATAATACAGACAGAAGTGGGGAGAGGAAGCGATTCCTCAGGAGGTGATTGGGCGGGTGGGTGGGGAATGgggttgggtggggaggggggggggaggcacatgAGTACATATAACAGTTTAGAAAATGGACTTACACCTCCCCTCTCTTTTGTCTTTTTAACCtccactccctcctcccccccagcagttgagtcccatagtgctcagagccatttgagccctcctcccccacctatctctctctctctctctctctctctctctctctctctctctctctctcacacacacacacacacacacacacactcagtactGTCATTCATTCAGTGTGTTCCATAGACCCCCTCTCCCAACAAGAAGGAGCAGCTTCAGGAATGTGGAATGTGGcaaggtatacattaacaaaagacaataaAATGTTATGTACATAATCTGTGCACTGTATAGTTTTATATCAATGAAATTGTATAAATCATATTTTAACATGTCTTTTTTACTCCAATCAAATGATTAGCATATGTGTGTTACAAGATGAATAAATCATAATTCACAACTCCTtcaacaactgaaggagttgaaaacaaaacaaaatataagcTTCCAAGTCAACACAACCAAAAGAGAAAACTATTTATGTCACAAACTAACCAatacactcattaaaacctataaagCACTTCCCGTTGATGTAGAATCATGAATTTGGCAAGAAGGAATTTTTGACAGCCCAACcaatggaaaaaaattgtaatttgtaattatatcatatgaaaaaaatatttcttttgctgttTGTTATCTGATGACAGTCTTAATTTGTAATAATATCACAAAAAATTCCTTTGCCATTTGGTATCTACTGTTAATCAGATAAATAAaggcaaaagtaatattttttcacgtgatataatcacaaattaacatttttcctttggttgtactttTAAacattacttcttgccaaatttcataattctaggccaATAGGAAGTGCTCTAtagattttaatgagtgagtttgtgagtaccaAAATGTGTGACATATTTAGGCTTATCTTTTGGTTGCACTGATTTAGAAGCTTGTATTTGTTATGCCACCAAGGACCTACAGATCTTAGTATGTGACCTAAATTTTAACTTGGTACatttacctgttcctgagaaaagggggtcATAactgacggacagacagacagtctataataaatgagaaaatattttttgtgtgatataattacaaaatacattTATCAGATTATTTTCTTttggttcttgccaaatttcatgattctaggccaatgggaagtaccctgtaggttttgatgagtgagtttgtgcgtataaaaatatgtgatatgaatggctgtatcttttaagtgcattaactttgaagcttcaattttttatacTGCCAAGGTACTATAGACCTTAGTATACGACACAGATTTGAACTAGGCATGTCTGCCCATTCTCGAGGAAAAGCATTTTTAATGGTTAGAGAGCAGACAGACAGAAGAGAGGTGGACAACAAAGTGATACAATGAGTTCCATTATTACTGACTGAGTTAAGGAATCCCAATTAAAACTACaatatacgaggtatgtccacaaagtaagttctatTTGGTTATACAAAACAaacatgtacagatacagaaaaaatgtttattttagaaAGATCTACAACTTTTAAACTACTTTTCTGCAAagcttctgaaattttgtaggcacttatagtgtggcacaagtttttgtgtgcattcttcatagaaggttgctgcctgtgattcaaccatgtggtaatatgttctttcagctcatcatcatcattgacatgtttaccaccaaggacagattttaggtgtaagaagagattaaAGTCGCTAgaagcgaggtccgggctgtatggaggatgatcaaacgcatcccagtgaaattcccgtgagagttgtttggtcacattcacaGTGTGACATTGGGCACTATAGTGGAAACACATTTTCACAGTAATCCACAGCACTTGTTCTGTAATGCGTGGCACAATGTCTTAATGGgttcgcagtaaccatgtgcatagATTGTTTGGTctcatggtaagaaatcaatcagcaaattGCCTTTTTTAtcccaaaaaatggtgcacatgacttttcaaggagtcaagatttgcttaggcttaaccttcattGGCGATGAAAAGTGCCTCCAtttcattgattgccgttttgtttcaggggtgtcatacgatacccaagtttcatcccccatgATTATACAAGAAAGAAAACCATCTCCTTCTTCTTTGTAGCatctcaaaaactgaagtgcagtgCCCAtctattgttcttttttttttcttttttgttcagtAATAATTTTGGGTACCCAtcatgagcaaagttttcgaaatttcagtttttcagtaacaatttcatgagatttgcagaacttccatagcaagggcactaagtgtaaacttatggttgtgcttaatcttctcttcaattgtgtgaaccagttcatcagtaaccacagatgggCATCCACTTCGTTTTTCATCTTTCTCTTGATCACGTTCtttattgaacagtctgacccctcttctaaccattgaatcgctCATAGCATTTTTTCCATAACCCTTGCAGATTTGCTGATGAATttactttggtttaactttctttgtatTTAGAAAATGGGTCACAGATATGATTTCACATGTGGTGGCATTTTCAGTTATGGCTGACATTATAAATAAGCACTACAAAGTACACATCGgcagcagcaatctgaaaatggcatacatgtctcctccttgagtcagagtaactgctgcgCATGCTCGGGAACTGCAACCATAGCGCTGCTGTggatagaaatagaaatggaacttactttgtggatgacccttGTAAAATTGTTGCTAGTGTTTCTTcattgattgtcctcggtgtcgacatactgcattgctatactggctgaaGAAAGGTGGTGGAAGTTCAACGCTGACTCCTGTAAACGATGTAACCAACaagtgcacagttgcatttcacagttctttactttccctGTTCACAACACCACAATCTTCCACAGTTAATAAGGCCAGTTCACTGTtggttaactttcgataagcctcaataataggttgcaggcaaacatcagcatactgctactattgaatatctatgagcaggaGAATCTGAACCACACAGTTCTCAGTTCTTGCACAGTAATACAGtacatattgaacagacactgtcattgttttaacacaaggCCTATtcgtgtaacacttatttcacagttaagttgatgaaTTTTTGTTGGCCAAACCAATACGAGtccctcgtctgaaactcggccatggactgactgactTGAGACCAAAAATTGGACCTttttatatcatcacaataatagcttctgaaactacacattgtttgatgtttaagtttcagaaattataattaaaacataactcattaaattaactgaatatatagaaaaagtccatctttttaacagtttcttctactaagctgaattatttgtttaagtcatgaaattaacagatataacaatatcagagaaggaaagttgccactcaccatttagcagagatgctgagttgcaataggcacaacaaaaagattcacacaattacagcttttggccataaaggcctttgaaagctacaattgtgtgaatctttttgttgtacctatcatgactcaacatctccgctatatggtgagtggaaactttctttctctggtattgttacattccatcctggattttccattgtttgattaacagatataaatatacaaacactacttttgacaaacctggtaattactttggaattaattaagggctggattTGCTAACATGTTTCCAAATAGATCCAAATAAATACTTAAGGAGTGCCAgtgtttcatcttccaaatgtttacaattaatacagaatatataactatatatgacagtagtatctgttcccgaaagaacagttaccgtggatgaccatgcagatttgctagaaatgaaatgataattaaatagacaccctagctgcaaacaggcattggtgtacttcattggggacatgttgaaaatgtgtaccctgactggtactcgaacccgggatctcctgcttacatggcagatggatagaacatctgccatgtaagcaggagatccagggttcgagtcctggtcggggtacacattttcaacatgtccccaatgaagtacaccaacgcctgtttgcagctagggtgtctatttaattatcatttcattacagaatttatatttgtttattactCAACACTAGAGTTtaaattacaaaacaattactgattttaccCTATAAcagaagatattaactaggaatagtcgaaataaattagtaaattgatgacatacacaaagttaagcacaaaattagatgtgGTACTATATTtttttaagactgagggccaacctttttcttttatgaaaatgcagattatactcatataTGTTAACAGTAattagaaataaatgaaaaaaatgaattttaaggaggcagatggcaaagcaAGAGATGAAGTAAAAaggtcccagcttgctttgtcgcAAGCTGTATGCTTTGTGTCTTGCATTGTGACTGTCTAACTCACAGTGTGGctgaaactaatttttattattggcAACAGAAACTATTAAGGAATACATGTAATGGGAAATGAGTGCAAGAATTCCAACATCCATAAAAATGTTTCAGCAAGAGTATGGTTacctactttacacaatattcttacagcTCATTTTTGTTAAATAGACATTTTCATTTCTTTAGGTGAACTTCCAGAACAGACAGTTTTGTAAAACAATAGAAGTGAAAATACGCAAAACTATTGACCCCTCTTGTGTTTAGGTCAAATATGTAGTCAACAATCACTCAATTTGAAAACAACTCTagtatcataaatatactgtacgACAAAAGAAGTGTAacacccagaagaggaggaggaaacaaaatgaaacatcatcagttctacatctacacctatgtcTATATCGATACTCTGCATTCCAACTTATGGTGTGTAGCAGAGGGTACCCcacaccactgctagtcatttcttttcctgttccatttacttgcaaatagaatgaggggaaaatggctgtctatatgcctccatatgacccctaatttcccatatcttatcttcatgatccttacacacaatgtatgttggaggcagcagaatcattctgcagtccacttcaaatgccagtttaaattttttcaatactgTTCCTGGAAAAGAGTGTTGCCTCCCCTTTAGgaattccatttgagttcccaaagcacctccgtagcacttgtgtgttgtttgaatgtACAGGAAACAAATCTAGAAGCCCATCTCTGAATTGGTTTGATGTCTTTCATTAATCTGGCCTGGTACAgttccaaacactcaagcagtactcaagaacaggtttcACAAGAGTCCTATAGgtggtcacctttacagatgaatcacactctcctacaattctcccaataaatcaaagtcaacCATTTGTCTTTCCTATCACagtctcacatgctcattccatttcgtatcacttttcagaattatacctagatatttaaatACTGTGactgtcaagcaggatactagatGCTGTATGCAAACATTATTGGTTTGCTTTTctgcatgaacttacatttttctacattaaagcTTGCtcccacaccaactagaaatcttgtctgagtcatcttgtctCCTCCTATGGTCAGTCAGCTTCAACACCCtacaatacaccacagcatcatcagcaaacaaccacagattgccgcTCATCCCATCTgccagtcatttatgtatataaagaataaTAGTAGTcccgtcacacttccctggggcaccccagatGATACCCTTGCCTCTGTTGAACACTCATTGTCAAGCACAACATACTGGGTGCTATAAGTCTTTGAGCTAGTaacatatctgtgaacctgttcCATGTGCTCATATCTTCTTTAACAGCCTTCTATGTCACACCATGCCAGAtgctttctggaaacctagaaatatggatctaagtgttgcctttcatccatagctCACagtatattgtgtgagaaaagggcaagtgagTTCACACAAGTAATGCTTCCTCAAACTCTGCTGATttgtgcacataagcttctcaggctcaagaaaatttattatattcaaactgcaaATAAGTTCAAGGCTTCTGCAGCAAACCCATGATCAGGATTTTGGCCTGTAATTTTCTAGGTATATTctttttaccttcatatacacaGAAGTCATCTGCACTTTTTCCCATTGCTTAGACTatgcactgggtgagagattcatgataaatgcaagctaggtaaggagccaatgccaaAGAGTATTCTTTGAAAAATGAATAGTGGCAGAACAGGGGGCAggcataaaatataatatataatggaaactgattaataattgctgcttgaattaGTAAAAAGAATTTGGAAAGAGTaagtgaaagaaattggaaggtacacatatccgAAGTGAAACTTAACTGGCActaatacagggtgttcagaaagttTCTCtgcagtgccatatgattgttaaCCACATGTaccaaaatgaaactcagtgaaatacaagttattaatttactgaatattcatttttacttacaaattttcacattaaatgttgaaagtgccccCCTGTTGTTGAGTACACAATTCAATTCATCTAATCATATttctaaacacaagctgtaacatttcttctgtaacagaagcagtaaaagtggatattgcagttttcaattcattgatGGGTTTTGGACAGTTTTTATACACAATTGCTtttgctgcaccccagaagaaaaagtcaggtggtgttaggtcaggtgatcctcgaggccaaagtccctgtgaaataatgcaatcatcagcaagcagtgacactgaaatgcAAGCTGTATGCacagttgcaccatcttgttgaaaataaccgttcagtatttcacttaaaacaagttctcctatgaatggataCAGAATATGACTGCAGTATCGTGcatttattgtttcattgaaaaatatgggacccacaatccgacattTAGAAATTCAAtctaaactcctattttcacagaatgaagtggttcctcatgataaacaatggatttgcagtactccacatatgaGAATTTTGTGTATTCATGTACCCAGGTAAATGAAACcacacctcatcagtgaaaaatgtttaaTTAAGAATAtctcttccattttgttgaacaaagtttttgaaccattgacaataacgtAGTCTGTTGCCAAAATCAGTATTTTTCAGCTCTTGCATGACTGTCACTTCGTATGGGAAAAgtcctaattttttccttacagctgtgtgggccattCTGACACTAATATCAATtccctgggcgagttttcttactgacttgttcagactcatggacattttatcagaaatattgagtagtttatcctcagacagaaCACTAGGACAACGACTTCTCAGTGTATCTGACACTGAACccatacttcaaaatttgttaatcaaatcttgcACAGTTTtgtgatgtgggagtgttgtctctgggaaaactgaattacatgtttgatgaactgaaactgtgtatttaccaccagctttgaacacttgtttgaCTAAAAACACATGATCTTCAATGGTTAGCACTTTAACacttacaaaaatcaaacaaaCAAACTAAACTTAAATGTTCACGTCAACACATAATGACGTGCACCAATGATACTACTGATGCTGGCTAAtataaatgaaacagtggaatgttgggagagtccatttgaagagaagtaacccaGCAGATGAACAATCATGCGACATGCACGGCTTACAATCATAcagcactgtggagagactttttgaacaccctgtatcaacagaccttcaatattcaatacatttaaGGTCAACATTCATCATTTAAATCTATGTACTTCTCGTTATCACCATTTTGCATAGAgctggtcaccccccccccccccccaaatgctgtTACTGGATTGCCCCTCCTCTGCTcatgcaaattcctcttctctgctTTGGTCCTCTTGCAGGATTCTTGGCATGGGCAAATGATGAACAGGGTCAGTTATTTATATAAATAGCTGTATATAAACTGCGTCTCCATAATAACTTTAATAACACTTCTTTAATGTATGGttataatacagaaaaaaaaataatatgatCCATTACAAAAACctgactgggattccatccagacccaGTGACTTTGTTCTCAACTCCTCCAGTTGTGGTTTGTGAATTGCAATCTATTTCTCTCATAACATACATATGGTAATCATTTGATTCGAGTACTGGAGATACATCAAAATATGGTTAATAAAATTTACTCATATAAAGCTATAGTTAATAAAATGGAGTTGTATTTAGACATAGATATAACTTTTTTGTGAAAAGATACCTTTACGTATTCACATAACAAGACAACTAATAAGCTACATCCTGCTCAGATATCCATCTCGTTGTTCATGAAATCTTCAAGTGAGCAGTAGCATCACTGAAGCAGAGTATAATGTAGGTTGATTTTCAGTGAatctaggttcatactcagaatGTTCTTGGCTCTTAGTATGTTGTAAGTTTTCATTTCCATATACTGGGAAGTCTGACCATATGAATTTAAACAATGAGCAggaagcataaaattttctttatttcttgtattataagtGTGATGTAAGCAGTTCTCCTAGGATAATTCTAAACTACTATACAAAAGAATGTTAATATTATGGGTGCATAGGGAGGGAATTgttaattatttcagatttttaaataatGGACAACATGACTTCCATGGATGCATAACACACACGTTTCTAATAATTCTTTTCTATAGTTTCAGTACACATATTAAGTTGCTCAAATTTCCCCAATACACAGAACCATACCTCATAACTGACTGGAAGTATCTATGGTACATAATTTTGCTTGTGTCCATGTCAGTGGCATTTTCCAATATTTCCCTTGAAAATGCAAAGCTACATTGTTTGTTTACTAGATATTCCTCATATTTGTTCCAATTTAAATTCATGTCTAGGTTTAATCCTAAAAATTTCACAGAATCCACGTCTTCCAGATTTCGATTTTTATAGTTTATTTTAATTTCCTGCGATgttgactgttttgttctgaactggaTCACATGGGATTTTGGGATGTTAGGGATTAATGCAacaccattcgtcagcagtccacatTTCCTAGTCACTGCACCACTCGAGACACAgtagtttgtgttgtggtgttaatgtgaGCCAGGATGGCAGCTCCATAGTATTGCTACTTCCAATACTCAACCAATGGTGTGAGATGACAGAATATTGCCGGGAGCTCATTGCTTGTAATTGGATAGCAGGCACAGTTGTGAATGGCTAACAATGTGCTCAGTTGACAATATGGCAATTCTCTCTCATGGCGGTCAGAGGTGGTCGAATCTCAATGACAAGTATGCCTACCCTCACGTAACAGTGCATTCAAACTACAGACCCTCACTTAATGGTGCAGTCAGACTTCAGACCGCTGTCATATCTGAttaccccacaaatctggatactgttgCGTTCAACTGACTGATCAAATGGGGATCCACCGTGAGGCCCctttcacacattttcaattgCCGATACTGCTGCCTCACACAAATATGCAGCAACTCCATGTCTTTTACAGCTATCACTTGATATATGACTCACTCAGTATCTGAGATTGAACACACCCCTTATACACCATACCAGGCCTGGCAATAACACTAAACACAGACAACACTAAAGcattctggtggccattctacatgTCACAAAGAAATGCAACTATAGTCACTTACATATCCATCAATGGAGAATAAGAGTACAATGTTATGCTGACATCCAACCATATCTTCTGGGTGCTACACTTTTTTTACGCAGTATATATTGCTAAAAAGGGAAATGACTTGCACTCTCCATCACTCAACCTTCgtgtggcacagaaaggagtgaggcATTTGGTGATAAAAATCTTGGGTCATCTACCCACTCAGAGATGTAAATAAtttgataaataataaaattaacttcaaaccgAAACTGAAATCATGTCTGCTCAACAACTCCTGCTCAATTGTAGATGTTCTGAATATTTAATACtacaaaaggagagagagagagagagagagagagagagagagagagagagagagagtgactgaACATAGTTAAATATAAATTACcatatgtatgtaaaataaatagatATATAAAGAGAAAAGGATAAAAAAACTCATATATGTTGGCATATTTTCAGCCAAGAAGCTGTACTATAATTTCAGAACTGGCTCATTCCATAACAAGAGGTTGCAGTTGTGCTCCACAGAACATGTAAATAACTATTTAATGACATCAAGCATCTTACCTGCTTTGACCAAGGCCTTGCTCTAATGCACACATCTTAGTGGCATTATATTTGCTTGTTTAGATGAAGGACAACTGTGTCGCAAGTTCCTTCAAGGAAACACACTGTGTGGTCCTGGTCTTGTCTGCAGCAGTAGTGGCTTATGT encodes:
- the LOC126210177 gene encoding uncharacterized protein LOC126210177 isoform X2 → MSLFHISLLLLAGYLVTATHAGAGDNQTASTSEWEVPWVACATLECDKPCPTLPPSCPSGIIKKCGCCDVCWKYLTKKLYYNFRTGSFHNKRLQLCSTEHMKDNCVASSFKETHCVVLVLSAAVVAYVNICLMFPAVRRRALSE
- the LOC126210177 gene encoding uncharacterized protein LOC126210177 isoform X3, coding for MEWLQMSLFHISLLLLAGYLVTATHAGAGDNQTASTSEWEVPWVACATLECDKPCPTLPPSCPSGIIKKCGCCDVCWKYLNEGQLCRKFLQGNTLCGPGLVCSSSGLCEHLPNVSSSEEESPE
- the LOC126210177 gene encoding uncharacterized protein LOC126210177 isoform X1; the encoded protein is MEWLQMSLFHISLLLLAGYLVTATHAGAGDNQTASTSEWEVPWVACATLECDKPCPTLPPSCPSGIIKKCGCCDVCWKYLTKKLYYNFRTGSFHNKRLQLCSTEHMKDNCVASSFKETHCVVLVLSAAVVAYVNICLMFPAVRRRALSE